The Brassica oleracea var. oleracea cultivar TO1000 chromosome C6, BOL, whole genome shotgun sequence genome includes a region encoding these proteins:
- the LOC106297627 gene encoding uncharacterized protein LOC106297627 produces the protein MVLFPEYKKAKEQHRNHNMPRRSDLNQARNVIKEFEHPSIQGRTMYSSVIGGSNEEGTWRSTDSAANTDSPATMSDLHSLIQAFISFKKAGTHSLDPKPIIIDSGASHHMISDRNLMSDVQPASGNVQIANGDKIKIEGIGNLRLFDRESTALYMPQFTSNLLSVRKATVDLSCQVVFRPDEVEFQDLKTGQVIGKGHVHNELYHLQKTEMSRPSTSQCLASTSSGVDSTLWHARLGPSTAADSVESTHPNHEGDSRNVEQSTQAQPEESSVAHDQDEMPSESGVETQVEAPSEGNEAEPEQKQLMRRSTRIRKPSQWINTEVYFNAEAYLANGQPERKKTRLVTRGYTQVYGEDYLDTFAPVAKLHTIRIVLSLAVNLEWDLWQMDVKNAFLQGELEDEVYMRPPPGMEHLTKPGNVLRLKKAIYGLKQSPRAWYHKLSTTLNGRGFVKSEADHTLFTLTSQQGIIVILIYVDDIIITGSDKEGIISTKAFLKASFDIKDLGELKYFLGIEMCRSKEGLFLSQRKYTLDLLNEAGDLGGRAAKTPLEEGYKVMREGEIEDKSYEDVKHYRRMVGKLIYLTITRPDVCFAVNQVSQHMQAPKVHHWNMVERILRYLREAPGQGVWMGCNRSTEIVGYCDADWAGDRVDRRSTTGYCTFIGGNLVTWKSKKQKVVSCSSAEAEYRAMKKLTSELIWIKGLLKDLGIEVTTPITMHCDNQAAIRIMWDHLLRTKGEVVLGLIHINLSHVQTQPKKKMRKSWMFYSAIHIMWDHLFKYKQRLLQQIVEVGTNGNLNAPLDHSRLYKQQVAHQTRRYKLLVDIMLLLQLQHYFTSLKSIVVVLPRHENTWLRTGTSSAISFHIISLWASLFSMGDVLISFFNISKLTWRFASRKERLGMKWKVAVGEEKGV, from the exons ATGGTGTTGTTTCCAGAGTACAAGAAGGCTAAGGAACAACATAGGAACCACAATATGCCAAGAAGAAGTGACTTGAATCAAGCCAGGAATGTAATCAAAGAGTTTGAGCATCCATCGATTCAAGGTCGAACCATGTATTCATCTGTCATTGGTGGTTCAAATGAAGAAGGAACATGGAGAAGTACTGATAGTGCAGCCAACACTGATAGTCCAGCAACCATGAGTGACCTACATTCCCTTATCCAAGCCTTTATCTCATTCAAGAAGGCTGGTACACACTCTCTTGACCCTAAACCTATCATTATAGATTCAGGAGCAAGCCATCACATGATTAGTGATAGAAACTTGATGAGTGATGTCCAGCCTGCCTCAGGGAATGTTCAAATAGCAAATGGTGATAAGATTAAGATAGAAGGGATAGGGAACCTGAGGTTGTTTGATAGGGAATCTACTGCCTTGTATATGCCTCAGTTTACATCAAACTTGCTATCTGTAAGAAAGGCTACTGTTGATCTGAGTTGTCAGGTTGTCTTCAGACCAGATGAGGTTGAATTTCAAGACTTAAAGACAGGCCAAGTGATTGGAAAGGGGCACGTTCACAATGAACTATATCATCTTCAGAAGACAGAGATGTCTAGACCATCCACTTCTCAGTGTTTGGCTAGTACATCCAGCGGGGTTGATAGCACACTATGGCATGCTAGGTTGGGACCATCTACTGCAGCTGATAGTGTTGAGAGCACTCATCCTAATCATGAGGGGGACAGTAGAAATGTTGAGCAGTCTACACAAGCTCAACCTGAAGAGAGCTCTGTAGCTCATGATCAAGATGAGATGCCATCAGAATCAGGAGTTGAGACTCAAGTAGAGGCGCCAAGTGAAGGAAATGAAGCAGAACCTGAGCAGAAACAACTCATGAGAAGGAGTACAAGGATCAGGAAACCCTCACAGTGGATTAACACAGAAGTTTATTTCAATGCTGAAGCT TACTTGGCTAATGGGCAACCAGAAAGAAAAAAAACCAGACTTGTTACAAGAGGCTACACTCAAGTCTATGGTGAAGATTACCTTGACACCTTTGCACCAGTAGCTAAGCTTCACACGATACGGATTGTACTCTCATTGGCTGTGAACTTAGAATGGGATCTGTGGCAAATGGATGTCAAGAATGCTTTTCTACAAGGAGAGTTAGAAGATGAGGTCTACATGAGACCACCACCTGGTATGGAACACCTTACCAAACCAGGAAATGTATTGAGGCTGAAGAAAGCCATCTATGGTTTGAAACAATCACCAAGAGCGTGGTACCACAAACTAAGCACCACACTCAATGGAAGAGGTTTTGTCAAGTCTGAAGCTGATCATACCCTATTCACTCTCACTAGCCAGCAAGGAATCATTGTCATTCTCATCTATGTTGATGACATTATCATCACAGGCAGTGACAAAGAAGGGATCATCTCAACCAAAGCGTTCCTTAAGGCTTCATTTGATATCAAGGACTTGGGAGAGCTCAAATACTTCCTAGGGATCGAGATGTGTAGGTCTAAGGAAGGGTTGTTTCTATCTCAAAGGAAATACACCCTTGACTTACTAAATGAGGCTGGAGATCTTGGTGGAAGAGCTGCCAAAACACCTCTAGAGGAAGGATACAAAGTGATGCGTGAGGGGGAGATTGAAGACAAGTCATATGAAGATGTAAAGCACTATAGGAGAATGGTGGGAAAACTCATTTATCTTACCATTACCCGACCAGATGTATGCTTTGCAGTAAACCAAGTAAGCCAACACATGCAAGCTCCCAAGGTACACCACTGGAACATGGTTGAGAGGATTCTCAGGTACCTAAGAGAGGCACCAGGCCAAGGAGTATGGATGGGATGCAATAGAAGCACTGAGATTGTTGGGTACTGTGATGCGGATTGGGCAGGAGATAGAGTTGATAGGAGATCAACTACTGGATATTGTACCTTCATTGGAGGCAATTTGGTAACATGGAAGAGCAAGAAACAGAAGGTGGTGTCTTGTTCAAGTGCTGAGGCAGAATATAGAGCTATGAAGAAGCTCACAAGCGAGTTGATTTGGATTAAGGGACTTCTTAAGGACTTGGGAATTGAAGTTACAACGCCAATCACGATGCATTGTGATAACCAGGCTGCTATACGCATTATGTGGGATCATCTATTGCGTACAAAAGGAGAAGTTGTATTGGGTCTTATCCACATAAATCTATCACATGTGCAAACACAACCAAAGAAGAAGATGAGAAAATCTTGGATGTTCTATTCTGCTATACACATTATGTGGGATCATCTATTCAAGTATAAACAAAGGTTGCTTCAACAGATCGTGGAAGTGGGTACAAACGGGAATCTAAACGCACCATTGGATCACAGCCGGCTATACAAGCAGCAGGTTGCTCATCAAACAAGGAGATACAAGCTCTTGGTTGATATAATGTTGCTTCTTCAACTGCAACATTATTTCACAAGTCTGAAATCGATTGTTGTTGTTTTGCCTCGTCATGAAAACACTTGGCTGCGGACAGGGACGAGTTCAGCTATCAGTTTTCACATTATAAGTTTGTGGGCAAGCTTATTTTCAATGGGGGATGTATTGATAAGCTTCTTCAATATATCGAAGCTGACTTGGAGGTTTGCTAGTCGGAAGGAGAGACTTGGGATGAAATGGAAGGTTGCCGTTGGAGAAGAGAAAGGAGTATAA